In a single window of the Streptomyces sp. CGMCC 4.7035 genome:
- a CDS encoding acyl-CoA dehydrogenase encodes MLIPAAATGPHEAPAGSGPYPPGGQEGRVVARIAELEKRLGDPTDERGEVSYARLLEADERGELSEAGERALDELVLNADFVPHRLGGRLERLDTLVRVMRQVFRRDIALGLGYGVTSFMAATNVWSSGTEQQQRRLADLLLDGQKVSVAYHELAHGNDFVRNEFQARPVDGGYLLRGAKQVINNADRAAAWVLFSRTSPAPGSRSHSVVLAERAGVDASRYRVLPRYHAVGVRGCHLSGLDFDDCPVPAEALVGEEGKGVELALRAFQMTRSAVPGMAIGATDTALRTVTGFALGRQLYRKSVMDIPHAKATLSTTFLDLLISDSLSLAATRAVHVLPEETSVYAAAVKYLVPKMLTDAMYDLSIVLGARFYVREGEFGIFQKHVRDLPVLSLGHAGSAACQATIIPQLSRLARRSWFSDDPAPGSVFRLREDLPDLPFDRLTLASGHDGLSASLVAAVDELPSGSAEERAAHGAALRLMDELRQIQEQSLHLAPQDRTALASPATFALADRYAVVLAAASVIGVWQQAQGGEDAFLADPAWLAAALHRLGRRLGHPLPDLPDSCETRLHEEVLTRFHETRSYDLYNAPLAG; translated from the coding sequence ATGCTGATCCCTGCCGCGGCCACCGGGCCGCACGAAGCGCCCGCCGGATCGGGCCCGTACCCGCCCGGCGGCCAGGAGGGCCGGGTCGTCGCCCGGATCGCCGAGCTGGAGAAGCGGTTGGGCGACCCCACCGACGAGCGCGGCGAGGTGTCGTACGCCAGGCTGCTGGAGGCCGACGAGCGCGGCGAGCTGTCCGAGGCAGGCGAGCGGGCGCTGGATGAGCTCGTGCTCAATGCGGACTTCGTGCCTCACCGGCTCGGCGGACGTCTGGAGCGCCTGGACACCCTGGTCCGGGTCATGCGGCAGGTCTTCCGCCGCGACATCGCCCTGGGCCTGGGCTACGGCGTGACCTCCTTCATGGCGGCCACCAACGTGTGGAGTTCGGGCACCGAGCAGCAGCAGCGGCGCCTGGCCGACCTGCTCCTGGACGGGCAGAAGGTGTCCGTCGCCTACCACGAGCTCGCGCACGGCAACGACTTCGTGCGCAACGAGTTCCAGGCCCGTCCGGTGGACGGCGGTTATCTCCTGCGCGGCGCCAAACAGGTCATCAACAACGCCGACCGGGCCGCCGCCTGGGTGCTGTTCAGCCGCACCAGCCCGGCCCCCGGCAGCCGCAGCCACTCCGTCGTCCTCGCCGAACGCGCGGGCGTCGACGCCTCCCGCTACCGGGTCCTGCCCCGCTATCACGCCGTCGGCGTCCGCGGCTGCCATCTGTCCGGCCTCGATTTCGACGACTGCCCGGTGCCCGCCGAGGCGCTGGTCGGCGAGGAGGGCAAGGGCGTCGAACTTGCCCTGCGCGCCTTCCAGATGACCCGCAGCGCGGTGCCCGGCATGGCCATCGGGGCCACCGACACCGCCCTGCGCACCGTCACCGGCTTCGCGCTCGGCCGGCAGCTCTATCGCAAGTCCGTCATGGACATCCCGCACGCGAAGGCCACCCTGTCGACGACCTTCCTCGACCTGCTGATCAGCGACAGCCTGTCGCTGGCCGCGACCCGCGCCGTGCACGTCCTGCCGGAGGAGACCAGCGTCTACGCCGCCGCGGTCAAGTACCTGGTGCCGAAGATGCTCACCGACGCCATGTACGACTTGTCGATCGTGCTCGGCGCCCGGTTCTACGTCCGCGAGGGCGAGTTCGGGATCTTCCAGAAGCATGTGCGCGACCTGCCGGTGCTCAGCCTCGGCCACGCCGGCTCCGCCGCCTGCCAGGCCACGATCATCCCGCAGCTGTCCCGGCTGGCCCGGCGCTCCTGGTTCAGCGACGACCCGGCGCCCGGCTCCGTGTTCCGGCTGCGCGAGGACCTGCCGGACCTCCCCTTCGACCGGCTCACCCTGGCCAGCGGCCACGACGGGCTGAGCGCATCGCTGGTCGCGGCCGTCGACGAACTGCCCAGCGGCAGCGCCGAGGAGCGGGCCGCGCACGGAGCGGCCCTGCGTCTCATGGATGAGCTCAGGCAGATCCAGGAACAGAGCCTCCACCTCGCCCCCCAGGACCGCACCGCCCTGGCCAGCCCGGCCACCTTCGCTCTCGCCGACCGGTACGCGGTGGTGCTCGCCGCCGCCTCGGTGATCGGCGTCTGGCAGCAGGCCCAGGGCGGCGAGGACGCCTTCCTCGCCGACCCGGCGTGGCTGGCCGCCGCCCTGCACCGGCTCGGCCGCAGGCTCGGCCACCCGCTGCCCGACCTGCCCGACTCCTGCGAGACGCGGCTGCACGAGGAGGTGCTGACCCGCTTCCATGAGACCCGCAGCTACGACCTGTACAACGCCCCGCTGGCCGGCTGA
- a CDS encoding acyl carrier protein: MSVPTAGRTTEELTTWLSDRIALYLKRTPAEIVPTVPLAEYGLDSVAALSLCGDIEEDFDLVLEPTVAWDYPTVSALAAHLAKSLGAEAAAG; encoded by the coding sequence ATGTCCGTTCCCACCGCCGGACGTACCACCGAAGAGCTGACCACGTGGCTGTCCGACCGCATCGCCCTCTACCTCAAGCGCACCCCGGCCGAGATCGTCCCGACCGTGCCACTGGCCGAATACGGGCTCGACTCCGTCGCCGCGCTCAGCCTGTGCGGCGACATCGAGGAGGACTTCGACCTCGTCCTCGAACCCACGGTCGCCTGGGACTACCCGACCGTCTCCGCGCTCGCCGCCCACCTGGCCAAGAGCCTGGGCGCCGAGGCGGCTGCCGGCTGA
- a CDS encoding type I polyketide synthase, whose product MDRRIAIVGIDCRFPGAPDTGAYWDLLMRSGDGISTVPEQRWAAQEFHSPTPAEGRSNTTQGGFIDDPDAFDNEFFTISPREAAAMDPQQRLLLQCAWRAVEDAGVAPHELTGSATGVFVGIMGNEWAQLHLTDYDHVTAQVGSGNGYCMTANRISYHLDLKGPSLAVDTACSSSLVAVHLAANALLSGECDQAVAAGVNVALTPALSIFYTQAGLSAPDGRCKPFSAQADGIGRGEGVGAVVLRRLEDALADGQQVYAVIRGTAVNQDGRSNGITAPNRWAQQDVIEAAYRRAGVQPEEITFTEGHGTGTVLGDMMEVAALGHHHAGRTGKPMALGSVKGNLGHTEGAAGIAGLIKVALALHHRTVPASRFAIKENEQLALRKKGLTLLKAPLRLPRGTSLAGLSSFGMGGTNAHAVLESAPPQAARPTSASDAEPTGIGTALFTLTAPSPQALRRNLTAQADALAARRAPLGAVGRASHRVKTGHRYRFAVPAPDTETLVERLRAAAADPDLLARLTGVGGKTRTAFLFTGQGSQYPRMTAGLYEDSPLYRRFLDEADDALLPHTGRSVRDLILTGDETVHLTRWAQPALFAVGYALGRTLGELGVQPDLLLGHSVGEYAAACLAGVFPLDAAARLIAARGELMQQLPDGGGMLAVLAGPDELQAYLADEPEVGVAVVNGPRATVLSGNLMALQRIDKMLDHDHLRTRMLRVSHAFHSHLMEPMLDSFAEIAREVGGGIPELPLYSTLFGRVLDGEPMDADYWVAHIRRPVLFADAAHALLEAGPTHTVEVGPSPVLSSLTRKLPPSASGTRPAAVAPVRGADSAGQDLADALAELYRGGLTPRWEAVYEERERTPYRLAPYVFSDEHRYWARGGPVRARRDEPEAELPRIAGDSAEESRPAATEVLTLERPAPTDPVAEVVLGAIGQVGGYEAAELVPYLRLYEDLGFDSVMVMELKNRIEERLPALAALTVQDLLPRLSSVGDLVDFLREHCATAPTEERTA is encoded by the coding sequence ATGGACCGCCGTATCGCCATCGTCGGCATCGACTGCAGGTTCCCGGGGGCGCCCGACACGGGCGCCTACTGGGACCTGCTGATGCGCTCCGGAGACGGGATCAGTACGGTCCCCGAACAGCGGTGGGCCGCCCAGGAGTTCCACTCGCCGACCCCGGCCGAGGGACGCTCCAACACCACCCAGGGCGGCTTCATCGACGACCCCGACGCCTTCGACAACGAGTTCTTCACCATCTCGCCCCGCGAGGCCGCCGCAATGGACCCGCAGCAGCGGCTGCTGCTCCAGTGCGCCTGGCGCGCGGTGGAGGACGCGGGAGTGGCCCCGCACGAGCTCACCGGCAGTGCGACCGGCGTCTTCGTGGGCATCATGGGCAACGAGTGGGCCCAGCTCCACCTCACCGATTACGATCACGTCACCGCCCAGGTCGGCTCCGGCAACGGCTACTGCATGACCGCCAACCGGATCTCCTACCACCTCGACCTCAAGGGGCCGAGCCTCGCGGTCGACACCGCCTGCTCGTCCTCCCTGGTCGCCGTCCACCTGGCCGCGAACGCCCTGCTGTCGGGGGAGTGCGACCAGGCCGTCGCGGCCGGCGTCAATGTCGCCCTCACCCCCGCCCTGTCGATCTTCTACACCCAGGCCGGACTGTCCGCCCCCGACGGCCGCTGCAAACCGTTCAGCGCCCAGGCCGACGGTATCGGCCGGGGCGAGGGCGTCGGGGCCGTCGTACTGCGCCGCCTGGAGGACGCGCTCGCCGACGGCCAGCAGGTGTACGCCGTCATCCGGGGCACCGCAGTCAACCAGGACGGCCGCAGCAACGGCATCACCGCGCCCAACCGCTGGGCCCAGCAGGATGTCATCGAGGCCGCCTACCGGCGGGCCGGTGTCCAGCCCGAGGAGATCACCTTCACCGAGGGCCACGGCACCGGCACCGTGCTCGGCGACATGATGGAGGTCGCCGCGCTGGGCCACCACCACGCCGGGCGTACGGGCAAGCCGATGGCGCTCGGCTCGGTCAAGGGCAACCTCGGCCACACCGAGGGGGCGGCCGGCATCGCCGGGCTCATCAAGGTGGCCCTGGCGCTGCACCACCGCACGGTGCCCGCCAGCCGGTTCGCGATTAAGGAGAACGAGCAACTCGCCCTGCGCAAGAAGGGGTTGACGCTGCTCAAGGCTCCGCTGCGGCTGCCTCGCGGCACCAGCCTGGCCGGGCTCAGCAGCTTCGGCATGGGCGGCACCAACGCCCACGCCGTCCTGGAGTCCGCACCGCCCCAGGCGGCCCGTCCGACGAGCGCCTCGGACGCCGAGCCCACGGGTATCGGCACGGCGCTGTTCACCCTGACCGCCCCGTCCCCGCAGGCCCTGCGCCGCAACCTGACCGCGCAGGCCGACGCCCTGGCCGCCCGCCGGGCCCCGCTCGGTGCCGTCGGCCGGGCCTCCCACCGGGTCAAGACCGGGCACCGCTACCGCTTCGCGGTCCCGGCACCCGACACCGAGACGCTCGTCGAGCGGCTCAGGGCGGCCGCGGCCGACCCCGACCTGCTCGCCCGGCTCACCGGTGTGGGCGGCAAGACGCGCACCGCGTTCCTCTTCACCGGCCAGGGCTCCCAGTACCCGCGCATGACGGCCGGCCTGTACGAGGACTCGCCGCTGTACCGACGCTTCCTCGACGAGGCCGACGACGCCCTGCTCCCGCACACCGGGCGCTCGGTGCGCGACCTGATTCTGACCGGTGACGAAACGGTGCACCTCACCCGCTGGGCGCAGCCCGCCCTGTTCGCCGTCGGGTACGCCCTCGGCCGCACCCTGGGCGAACTCGGCGTCCAGCCCGACCTGTTGCTCGGCCACAGCGTCGGCGAGTACGCGGCGGCCTGCCTGGCCGGCGTGTTCCCGCTGGACGCGGCGGCCCGGCTGATCGCGGCCCGCGGCGAGCTGATGCAGCAACTCCCGGACGGCGGCGGCATGCTGGCCGTCCTGGCCGGCCCCGACGAGCTCCAAGCGTACCTCGCGGACGAGCCCGAGGTCGGCGTCGCCGTCGTCAACGGGCCGCGCGCCACCGTGCTCTCCGGCAACCTCATGGCCCTGCAGCGCATCGACAAGATGCTCGACCACGACCACCTGCGCACCCGGATGCTGCGCGTCTCGCACGCCTTTCACTCGCACCTCATGGAGCCGATGCTCGACTCCTTCGCCGAGATCGCCCGCGAGGTCGGTGGCGGTATCCCCGAACTCCCGCTGTACTCCACGCTGTTCGGCCGGGTCCTGGACGGCGAGCCGATGGACGCCGACTACTGGGTGGCGCACATCCGCCGCCCGGTGCTGTTCGCGGACGCCGCCCACGCCCTGCTGGAGGCGGGCCCCACGCACACCGTCGAGGTCGGCCCGTCCCCGGTGCTCTCCTCGCTCACCCGCAAGCTCCCGCCGTCCGCCTCGGGCACCCGCCCGGCCGCCGTGGCGCCGGTGCGCGGCGCCGACTCCGCCGGCCAGGATCTGGCGGACGCGCTCGCCGAGCTGTACCGGGGCGGTCTGACACCGAGGTGGGAGGCCGTGTACGAGGAGCGCGAGCGGACGCCGTACCGGCTCGCGCCGTACGTCTTCAGCGACGAGCACCGCTACTGGGCCCGCGGCGGCCCCGTCCGCGCCCGCCGCGACGAGCCCGAGGCCGAACTCCCGCGCATCGCAGGGGATTCCGCCGAGGAGAGCCGGCCGGCCGCCACCGAGGTGCTCACCCTGGAGCGCCCGGCGCCCACCGACCCCGTCGCCGAGGTCGTCCTGGGGGCCATCGGCCAGGTCGGCGGCTACGAGGCCGCCGAACTCGTCCCGTATCTGCGCCTCTACGAGGACCTGGGCTTCGACTCCGTGATGGTCATGGAGCTGAAGAACCGGATCGAGGAGCGGCTGCCCGCGCTCGCGGCGCTGACCGTGCAGGACCTGCTGCCCCGGCTCTCCTCGGTCGGCGACCTCGTGGACTTCCTGCGGGAGCACTGCGCCACCGCACCCACCGAGGAGAGGACCGCATGA
- a CDS encoding 3-oxoacyl-ACP synthase III family protein yields MNDKQVYLSSVGTALPGEPVGNAELARVLGANEEWIEVFIGTRTRHFARDLATGEVRWSLADLCAMAADRAVRAAEVALEDIEFVVLGTATPDTLMPATVNNVTDQLGLDQVPTFQLQSGCAGAVQALSLGRTLITSGEYRTGLVIGGDVCSKHLDTGRDLTKAAPSDLVNYVLFGDGAGAAVLSDEPSGEQVALRHVLNRFTGLGRKPGQVIEWFGLADRHDDRQALTEDYKAIEEQVPVMAVEILWELLGELDWSVDDLDYLLPPQLSGRMTRKITEQLDVPGATEISCVAETGNNGNALPFLQIERLLEKMTAGQKALAVAVESSKWIKAGFALEKA; encoded by the coding sequence ATGAACGACAAGCAGGTGTACCTGTCGTCCGTCGGCACCGCGCTGCCCGGCGAGCCGGTCGGCAACGCCGAACTGGCCCGGGTGCTCGGTGCCAACGAGGAGTGGATCGAGGTCTTCATCGGCACCCGCACCCGGCACTTCGCCCGCGACCTCGCCACCGGCGAGGTGCGTTGGTCGCTGGCCGACCTGTGCGCGATGGCCGCCGACCGGGCGGTGCGGGCCGCCGAAGTCGCCCTGGAGGACATCGAGTTCGTGGTGCTGGGCACCGCCACCCCGGACACCCTGATGCCGGCCACCGTCAACAACGTGACCGACCAGCTGGGCCTGGACCAGGTGCCCACCTTCCAGCTCCAGTCCGGCTGCGCGGGCGCCGTGCAGGCGCTGAGCCTCGGGCGCACCCTGATCACGTCGGGGGAGTACCGCACCGGCCTGGTCATCGGCGGGGACGTGTGCAGCAAGCACCTCGACACCGGCCGCGACCTGACCAAGGCGGCCCCCAGCGACCTGGTCAACTACGTGCTGTTCGGCGACGGGGCAGGCGCGGCGGTGCTCAGCGACGAGCCGAGCGGTGAGCAGGTGGCCCTCCGGCATGTGCTGAACCGTTTCACCGGACTGGGGCGCAAGCCCGGCCAGGTGATCGAGTGGTTCGGCCTGGCCGACCGCCACGACGACCGCCAGGCCCTCACCGAGGACTACAAGGCCATCGAGGAACAGGTCCCGGTGATGGCCGTGGAGATCCTCTGGGAGCTGCTCGGCGAGCTCGACTGGTCCGTCGACGACCTCGACTACCTGTTGCCGCCGCAGCTGTCCGGCCGGATGACCCGGAAGATCACCGAACAGCTCGACGTGCCGGGCGCCACCGAGATCTCCTGCGTTGCCGAGACCGGCAACAACGGCAACGCCCTGCCGTTCCTGCAGATCGAACGGCTCCTGGAGAAGATGACGGCCGGTCAGAAGGCGCTCGCGGTCGCCGTCGAGTCCAGCAAGTGGATCAAGGCCGGCTTCGCCCTGGAGAAGGCATGA
- a CDS encoding acyl carrier protein, which translates to MTRQLTYTLADFVDTVRDELGLPVADDQIGADFDELPEWDSLHLLKLVTAMEQDSGWSVPVGRVLEARSLKEIYELAVPA; encoded by the coding sequence ATGACCCGGCAACTCACCTACACCCTCGCCGACTTCGTCGACACTGTCCGCGATGAGCTGGGCCTGCCCGTGGCTGACGACCAGATCGGCGCGGACTTCGACGAACTCCCCGAGTGGGACTCGCTGCACCTGCTGAAGCTCGTTACCGCCATGGAACAGGACAGCGGCTGGTCCGTGCCGGTCGGCAGGGTATTGGAGGCCCGCAGCCTCAAGGAGATCTACGAGCTGGCGGTTCCCGCGTGA
- a CDS encoding 2-oxo acid dehydrogenase subunit E2: MNSAAPHPHVVRRRRHTLYFLEWAARQRPVHLDTEVDMTRIQAHRTAARAGDTRYSVVSYLLYAAGRTLARHPEANAVLAPGRPSLLRAPRITRFESVTAKLALDRTMDGERTVLSALLHGLEDASLAEIQRGVDRYRGEQAVELPEFKGVRMLGRLPVPLGRAAFAAVLRDPRRRPGIFGTVSVSSLGHSAVDGFHSAGGTAITLTAGRILDRPVVRDGRIEPAPVMRLGLTFDHRVIDGATAADVLSDLRDTMEDFDDGSREGVPGPGLRGADRDHRTARGLEQSPA; encoded by the coding sequence GTGAACAGCGCCGCCCCACACCCGCACGTCGTACGGCGCCGCCGCCACACCCTGTACTTCCTGGAGTGGGCGGCACGGCAGCGGCCCGTGCACCTGGACACCGAGGTCGACATGACCCGGATCCAGGCGCACCGGACCGCCGCCCGTGCGGGCGACACCCGCTACTCCGTGGTGAGTTACCTGCTGTATGCCGCCGGGCGCACCCTGGCCCGGCACCCGGAGGCCAACGCGGTCCTGGCCCCCGGCCGGCCCTCGCTGCTGCGCGCCCCGCGCATCACCCGCTTCGAGTCGGTCACCGCGAAACTCGCCCTCGACCGCACCATGGACGGCGAACGCACCGTGCTGTCCGCCCTGTTGCACGGACTCGAGGACGCCTCGCTCGCCGAGATCCAGCGCGGCGTCGACCGCTACCGCGGCGAACAGGCCGTAGAACTCCCAGAGTTCAAAGGCGTCCGCATGCTCGGCCGGCTGCCCGTGCCGCTCGGCCGCGCCGCCTTCGCCGCCGTACTGCGCGATCCGCGCAGACGTCCCGGGATCTTCGGCACCGTCTCGGTCAGCTCCCTGGGACACAGTGCCGTCGACGGATTCCACTCCGCCGGCGGCACTGCCATCACCCTGACGGCGGGCCGCATCCTGGACCGGCCCGTGGTACGCGACGGCCGGATCGAGCCCGCACCGGTCATGCGGCTCGGGCTGACCTTCGACCACCGAGTGATCGACGGGGCCACCGCCGCGGACGTGCTCAGCGATCTCCGAGACACCATGGAGGACTTCGATGACGGCTCCAGGGAAGGCGTCCCCGGGCCGGGCCTTCGGGGAGCCGATCGTGATCACCGGACCGCGCGGGGACTGGAACAGAGTCCGGCGTGA
- a CDS encoding 4'-phosphopantetheinyl transferase family protein has protein sequence MTAPGKASPGRAFGEPIVITGPRGDWNRVRRDLATHASAILYARLDDWRPERAGGPRLRVLLGRDWGRYLDLTHPEVRTRFASSRVLLKYAAGAALHVPPQSVELGYTPSGRPYLHGYDGVQISLSHTDDLLLVGLATGAVIGVDAERADRRMYGAGLGRHLCTPRETELIEAMAPEERDPALIRLWTLKEAYSKAIGLGMQFRFTDFGFETDGTPTGVRRPDGTPGTGSEWSFRTYSLLGRYTVSVAVGDSGFGVTTDTQAHTMLDGGIVDALAEALGAEENDRQGGDDLW, from the coding sequence ATGACGGCTCCAGGGAAGGCGTCCCCGGGCCGGGCCTTCGGGGAGCCGATCGTGATCACCGGACCGCGCGGGGACTGGAACAGAGTCCGGCGTGATCTGGCCACCCACGCCAGTGCGATCCTCTACGCCCGCCTCGACGACTGGCGTCCGGAACGCGCCGGCGGGCCCCGGCTGCGCGTCCTGCTCGGCCGGGACTGGGGCCGCTACCTGGACCTGACCCACCCGGAGGTGCGCACCCGCTTCGCCTCCTCCCGGGTGCTGCTGAAGTACGCCGCCGGGGCGGCCCTGCACGTGCCGCCGCAGTCGGTGGAACTCGGCTACACCCCGTCCGGACGGCCGTACCTGCACGGCTACGACGGGGTGCAGATCAGCCTCAGCCACACCGACGACCTCCTCCTGGTGGGCCTCGCCACCGGCGCGGTCATCGGCGTGGACGCCGAACGCGCCGACCGCCGGATGTACGGGGCGGGCCTGGGACGGCACCTGTGCACGCCCCGCGAGACCGAGCTGATCGAGGCCATGGCGCCCGAGGAACGCGACCCGGCCCTGATCAGGCTGTGGACCCTGAAGGAGGCCTACAGCAAGGCCATCGGGCTCGGCATGCAGTTCCGCTTCACCGACTTCGGCTTCGAGACCGACGGCACCCCCACCGGGGTACGGCGCCCGGACGGGACACCGGGCACCGGCAGCGAGTGGTCCTTCCGCACCTATTCGCTGCTCGGCCGGTACACGGTCAGCGTGGCCGTCGGCGACTCCGGTTTCGGCGTCACCACGGACACCCAGGCGCACACCATGCTCGACGGCGGCATCGTCGACGCCCTCGCCGAGGCACTCGGCGCCGAGGAGAACGACCGGCAGGGGGGCGACGACCTGTGGTAA
- a CDS encoding alpha/beta fold hydrolase: MDYLAELKEFALLHGRGQGMAPRRIAAVLEQITNDTEGDPDSWAATWTRAGRAAAARGRHLDACAHFALARFPHHGDPVRQSAGRLLVSAFDTWRRRKGGIERLELPLAGGTLACYATGLDAPRPRPLIVVMGGIVSVKEQWAPILPLLGRLGFAAVAAEFPGVGENTLRYAPDSWQLFPDLLDRLAGRAKVSDTSMLTLSFSGHLALRAAIDDRRIRRILTVGAPVGAFFTDADWRPRVPGITVDTLCRLTGAVDETALWKALADHALDEEQLGRVRIPVRYVASARDEIIPADEQRLLGALPDLRVKTYDDVHGSPGHLGAMRRWLFAQLLLTRTRPSLTTKRTPLHTH, encoded by the coding sequence ATGGACTATCTGGCCGAACTCAAGGAATTTGCCCTACTGCACGGCAGAGGACAGGGCATGGCGCCGCGCCGGATTGCCGCGGTCCTGGAGCAGATCACCAACGACACCGAAGGCGATCCCGACTCCTGGGCCGCGACCTGGACCCGCGCGGGCCGCGCCGCCGCCGCCCGCGGCCGCCACCTCGACGCCTGCGCCCACTTCGCGCTGGCCCGCTTCCCCCACCACGGCGATCCGGTACGGCAGTCGGCCGGCCGGCTCCTGGTGTCGGCCTTCGACACCTGGCGCCGCCGCAAGGGCGGCATCGAGCGCCTCGAACTCCCGCTGGCCGGTGGCACGTTGGCCTGTTACGCGACCGGCCTGGACGCTCCCCGCCCGCGCCCCCTGATCGTCGTCATGGGCGGCATCGTCAGCGTCAAGGAACAGTGGGCGCCGATCCTGCCGCTGCTCGGGCGGCTCGGATTCGCCGCCGTGGCCGCGGAGTTCCCCGGGGTCGGCGAGAACACCCTGCGATACGCCCCCGACTCCTGGCAGCTCTTTCCCGACCTGCTCGACCGCCTCGCCGGTCGCGCGAAGGTCTCCGACACCTCCATGCTCACTCTCAGCTTCAGCGGCCACCTCGCCCTGCGCGCCGCCATCGACGACCGTCGCATCCGTCGGATCCTCACGGTGGGCGCCCCCGTCGGGGCCTTCTTCACCGACGCGGACTGGCGGCCCAGGGTGCCCGGCATCACCGTCGACACCCTGTGCCGCCTCACCGGCGCCGTCGACGAGACGGCCCTGTGGAAGGCGCTGGCGGACCACGCGCTCGACGAGGAACAGCTCGGACGCGTCCGCATCCCCGTCCGGTACGTCGCCAGTGCCCGCGACGAGATCATCCCGGCCGACGAGCAGCGACTGCTGGGCGCCCTGCCCGACCTGCGCGTGAAGACGTACGACGACGTGCACGGCTCACCGGGCCACCTGGGCGCGATGCGGCGCTGGCTGTTCGCGCAGTTGCTGCTGACCCGGACCCGACCCTCCCTCACCACGAAGAGGACACCGCTTCACACCCACTGA
- a CDS encoding alpha/beta fold hydrolase: MTHVAVQHVPGARGGGSIRLRHRTVHGYRRAFRMAGKGDAVLLIHGIGDSSDTWRDVMPGLAKHYRVIAPDLLGHGRSDKPRADYSLAAYANGMRDLLSVLGVERATIIGHSLGGAVAMQFAYQFPDRCERLVLVGTGGIGRQVTPLLRAATLPGATLLLQLLQLPTVRWQWGAVVKTLQWLRTDLSVDAPDLLRVVEALPDATSRNAFVRTLRAVVDWRGQVGTMLDRCYLAQGMPTMLVWGGRDQVVPALHAGLGHVSMPGSRLEIFEDAGHFPFRSDPDRFLTVVRDFISTTRPTHFSPEEWRAMLRNRRPAVRPAEPEAEPPRRLRPA, encoded by the coding sequence ATGACCCACGTGGCCGTACAGCATGTGCCGGGCGCCCGGGGCGGCGGGAGCATCCGGCTCCGCCACCGCACGGTGCACGGCTACCGCAGAGCCTTCCGGATGGCCGGCAAGGGCGACGCCGTCCTGCTCATCCATGGCATCGGGGACTCCTCCGACACCTGGCGCGACGTCATGCCCGGCCTGGCCAAGCACTACCGGGTCATCGCACCCGACCTGCTCGGCCACGGCCGGTCCGACAAACCCCGGGCCGACTACTCGCTCGCCGCGTACGCCAATGGCATGCGGGACCTGCTCAGCGTCCTCGGTGTCGAGCGGGCCACCATCATCGGGCACTCGCTCGGCGGCGCGGTCGCCATGCAGTTCGCGTACCAGTTCCCCGACCGGTGCGAGCGTCTGGTGCTGGTCGGCACCGGTGGGATCGGCCGTCAGGTCACCCCGCTGCTGCGGGCGGCCACGCTGCCGGGTGCCACGCTTCTGCTCCAGCTGCTCCAACTGCCCACCGTGCGCTGGCAGTGGGGCGCCGTGGTGAAGACCCTGCAGTGGCTGCGCACCGACCTCTCCGTGGACGCGCCCGATCTGCTGCGGGTGGTCGAGGCGCTGCCCGACGCGACGTCGCGCAACGCCTTCGTACGCACCCTTCGGGCGGTCGTCGACTGGCGCGGACAGGTCGGCACGATGCTGGACCGCTGCTATCTCGCCCAGGGCATGCCGACGATGCTCGTCTGGGGCGGCCGCGACCAGGTGGTGCCCGCCCTGCACGCCGGCCTCGGCCATGTCTCCATGCCCGGCAGCCGCCTGGAGATCTTCGAGGACGCCGGCCACTTCCCCTTCCGCAGCGACCCCGACCGCTTCCTCACCGTCGTCCGCGACTTCATCTCCACCACCCGCCCGACCCACTTCAGCCCCGAGGAATGGCGAGCCATGCTCCGCAACCGCCGCCCGGCGGTGCGGCCGGCGGAGCCGGAGGCCGAACCGCCGCGCAGGCTGCGACCTGCCTGA